The window ATCTTAGCCGCCCACTCCAGAACATCTATCCCCGTTGCGTTGCGTCCGCCGTGTGTATAGACCTCCCAGCCAGTGCCGCCGACCCTTCTCTTGGCATCAATGGCAACCACGATGCACTGAGAGCCGAAACGCAGAGCCGCTTCCTTTACAAACTCAGGTCTGTGCACAGCCGCCGTGTTGATGGACACCTTGTCCGCACCTGAGTTCAGAAGGTTTCTGATGTCCTTTATCTCACGAACGCCGCCGCCCACGGTCACAGGCATGAACACCCTTTCGGCTGTTCTGGCCACAACGTCAAGAATTATCCCTCTGTTGTCCGAGCTGGCTGTTATATCCAGAAACGTAAGTTCGTCAGCCCCCTGTGCGTCGTAGATCTCCGCAACCTCGACCGGATCGCCTGCGTCCCTTAAATTTACAAAGTTAGTACCCTTAACAACCCTGCCGTCCTTAACGTCCAGACAGGGGATAATGCGTTTTGCGAGCATGGTATACCCTTAAAAGTTAGTAGATTGAAAAATAATGGACTAATAAAAGTGAACGGTCAAGGGGTTTAGTTTTTCTTCATACTGCATGCAATAAATTTTCATTTAACGAGAATCACCGTGCAGGGGCATACCGTTCTATGCTATAGTTGCATCATTATTATATTTCAAGGAGTACATGAATGGCAGATTTCCAGAAAAAGATCAATTCGGGAGCGCTGGGCGGTGTTGCCGCTGTTGCCGTGGTCGCAATAGGCTTCCTCGCTTTCACGGCTTTCACGACGATCACCGCAGGCTCAAGAGGTGTTCTTCTCACCTTCGGCAAACCCTCTGACAGGGTTCTCGGCGAAGGTATCCACTTCAAGATACCGCTTGTGCAGTCCATCGTAAAGATCGACACCAAGATAAAAAAAGGTGAAATAGACACCGGAGCAGCCTCAAAAGATCTTCAGGATGTAACGGCCACCGTAGCGGTGAACTTCCATCCGGATCCCGAGCGGGTCAATATCCTTTACAAAACCATCGGACTTGACTATGCCTCAAGGGTTATAGACCCTTCCGTTCGGGAGGTTATGAAAGCTGTCATCGCACGCTACACCGCAGGGGAGCTTATCACCCAGCGTGAGGATGTTAAAAACAACATCAAAACTCAGCTGCAGGCACGCATGGTAACATTCAATGTTATCCTTGATGATTTCTCAATAGTCAATTTCAGCTTTTCGAAGGGATTCACAGATGCCATCGAAGCCAAGCAGACCGCTGAACAGCTTGCTATAAAGGCTCAGAGAGACCTTGAGCGTATCAAGATAGAGGCGGAGCAGAAGATAACTCAGGCACAGGCCGAGGCCGAGTCGCTGAGACTTCAGAAGACCAACGTTACCCCTGAGCTTATCAAGCTGAGAGAGATAGAGATGCAGACCAAGGCCATTGAAAAATGGAACGGACAGCTGCCCACCTACACAGGCGGAGCGATGCCCTTTCTGAACCTGTCGGCACCTAAGTAAAACACCCAGCCGCCGATGGTTTCGCTGTCGGCGGTTTTTTATTCCGTCACTCTGAGGCTCCAGCCGAAAAGTCTCTTTTAAGTCTTATTTATCCGTCTTCTTGGGTTTGCAGAGTTTTTCTTTCTTATTCGACTGCGCACCGCATTTGGAACATTCGAAATCCTTCTCTTTGTCCTTTTTCGGTTTCTCACCGCACTTTTTGCTCATAGCTTCGCCTTTCGGGTGTACAGCTTCTGGCAGTTGTCTATCATAAAATCCTGATAGTTCAGCCTGTCTTTGGCCGCTTTTGTTTTGACGTATTCTGTTCCTTTCTGGAACCACGTCTTCTGATTGTCGCTCAGGTTGAGGTCGAGTATGTTCAGAAGGAAATTCCGTCCCTCCTTCTTTGTCACCTCGAAGAACATCTCAACACGCCTGTCCATGTTGCGCTCCATCCAGTCGGCGGTGCTGAAAAACACACGTTTTTTGCCCCCCGCATGGAAATAGATTATTCTGGGATGCTCAAGGAACCTGCCCACGATACTGCGCACACGGATGTTTTCAGTAACGCCCTTTATTCCGGCACGGATGCCACAGATGCCCCGTACGATAAGCTCAATCTTAACTCCCGCACAGGAGGCCTCTATCAGTTTGTCTATTATCTTGCGGTCTATCACCGCATTTACCTTAACTATCATCTTAGCCTCTTTGCCCGCTTTGGCAAAGGCTATCTCCTCGTCTATCAGTTCCAGAACCTTAGGCTTGATGTATTTCGGCGCAAGATAAAATCTGTTCCAGTTGCCGATATCAGTATAGCCCATCAGGAGGTTAAACATTGCGGCACTGTCCTTGCCGACGTCCTCATCAGCAGTGATATAGTCCACGTCGGTGTAGATTCCGGCGGTGAACTCGTTAAAGTTGCCTGTGGACATATGGGAATAGCGAACCACTCTGCCCTTTTCCCTGCGCACTATCATAAGGTTCTTAGCATGTATCTTAAGCCCCGCTATGCCGTAGGTGACGATGCATCCCGCCTCTTCAAGCATATACGCCCAGTCGACGTTGCGTGCCTCGTCAAAACGTGCCTTAAGCTCCACCACAACGCTGACGTGCTTGCCGTTTCGTGCGGCATTCATAAGGCTTTCGAGAATTGTCGAGTTTTTGTTAGCCCTGTAGAGGGTCATTTTTATGGCCATGACATCCGGATCATCCGCCGCCGCCGCAACCATTCTGGACACTATGCCGAAATCATGGAACGGACGGTACATTATAATGTCCCGTTTTTTTATCTGCTCAAATATATCCGTCGTGCTGTCAACATCCTCCGGCAAAACCGGTTTGAAAGGCGGATAACAGAGGTCGGGACGCTCCCCTACGATGGAGAACAGTGAGGTCATGTCTATTATATCGTCAATTACATATACGACGTCTTTTGAAAACTGGAGATGTTCCGCCACTTCGCCCAGAATCTCCTGCGGGAGCCTGCTGTCGGTCTCCACACGGCATATCCACCCCTTTTTGCGGGATTTCAGATAGTTCTGGATTGAAAGAAGAAGATCCACCGACTCCTCTTCGTCGAGGGTAAGGTCGGCATTGCGTGTCACCCGCAGAAGATAGCTGTCCAGAACCTCGTAGTCCGGATAGACTATATGCAGATATTTCGCAAGGATGTCTTCGGTGAACAGGAAATAGGTCTTGTCCAGCTTAACCCTGAACATTCTGCGCAGACTCTCCGGCAGAATTATCGTGGAATGATGAATCTCGCCGTCTTTTTTTATGAGAACATAAAGACACAGGCGCAGGTTGTGGATGAACGGCATAGGGTTGTTTGCCGAAAGGGTAACGGGTGATATCACCGGATATATCTCCTCGTTGAAGATAGCTTCGGTTATATCATCCAGATTGTTCGTCAGATTGGGAGCAATGACTATCCCCTCGCTTTCCAGTTCCTTTTTCAGCCCGGCGAAAATCTGCTGACGAAGACTGGTCAGCTCATGAGCCTTTCTGCTTATCAGCTCCAGCTGTTCAACGGGAGTTTTTCCGGAGACATCCAGCTTGTCGTAGCCCGCCTCTATCTGGTCACGCAGACCGCCCACACGGATCATGAAAAACTCGTCCAGATTGGATGAGAAGATGGCAAGGAATTTAAGGCGCTCCAGAAGCGGAACGGATTCGTCCATCGCCTCCATCATAACCCTTCTGTTAAACTCCAGCCAGCTGAGTTCCCTGTTAATATACGGACTGACAGCCATGTTAAACTAGCCCCCCTGCTGTTTCTATTGGGATCTCTTAGTCATTCTGAACCCGAAGGGTAAAGAATCACTGATCAACCCGGACTCTTCGCTCCGCTCAGAGTGACGCAGAATATTATTCGTAGAGTATCCTTGTCTCAAGTTCTATGGGAATACCGAAAGTATCCGTGAAAATTCTGCTCTTTTCGCCGAATGCATGCTTCTCAAGGAATGCCAGACTCTTGCATTTGGCTTTGATGACAACCTTTCCCGTCTGGATGTCCACATCGAAATCCTGAATCAGGTTCATGTGGGAAGCATCCAGAGAATCGGCAATCCTCAGCATGCTTACCAGTTTCTTTATCAGAAGCTGCTTCTCTATGGAAAAATAGTGATATTTCTGCTCGAACCACTTCTCAACATCGCCGTTGTGCATCAGAACCAGATATGAAACCAGTTTCACACGCTCCCTGGGAAGCCCGGGGATCTCCAGAGACTGCACCAGATAGTAAGAGTGCTTATTATGCTTCACCGCATCGATATAATAACCGATATCCGACAGCATCGCCGCCGCCTCAAGGAGAAACTTCTCCTGTCTGCCCAGCGAGTGCAGAGGCTTAAGCTCATCAAACAGCTTCATTGCAAAGCGGGTTGTGGTCTCCGCATGCCGCTGATCCATGTTGAACCTTTCGCCCAGAGCATATATCGTGTTCCGGACACGGTTGAAAAAACCTCTGTCTCGAACGGTATTGGTATGATAAAGGCTCAGCATGTGCGGGAAAGTCATCCCTGAAAACCGCACATAGTCCGTTCCGACAAAGTCCATAAGCTTGAGATAGGTCACCAGTGTGGGAACCAGAAGCCCTGCCTCATCCTTTCGTATCTTCATCACCGACTGAATCGTGTCTCTGGGCAGCTGTTTAACCCTGTCGTAAAGCTCTTCCAGCTGTTTTCTGGTGAGCATGTTCTTTTTGGGTTTGAAAATGTTCAGAAGAACGTTCAGCGATGAGCCGGCACTGACAAAATATTTCAGCTTGCATCCGGCGGGCAGTCCGCTCTTCATGGAGTAACACATCTTCTCGACGTACTGCTCATAAGCCTTGTATCTTATTCGGGCAGGGATGTCGCCGAAGATTCGGCGAAGCCTAAGCGCACCGTAGGGCAGTGCGCCGGAATACATGTTCTGCTCGTCTTTCAGAATAGCCATTGCGATGTTTCCGCTGGAGATGTTTGCCAGCAGAACGCCCGCCTTCTCATAGTCGTCAAAATCCTCTATATCATTCTTAACACTTACAAATTTAATATATATCTCATCTGCCGGCTGAATAACCTCAAGCTCAATGCCCGTCTCCTGCTTCACATGGTTAATGAAAAAGGCTCGGTTGCCCGCCTCACGCACGCCGCTGGTGCACACGGCAACGTAGTTCTTCTTTATGCCGTATTCATCCATTTTGATGCGGAATTTTTTCAGGATATCAGTGGCCGCATAAACACTCTCAAGGGAGATGTATCCTTTGGTGAAGGTGTCTCTGCCCAGCCTGAATGGTTTTATGAGATATTCCAGAGTGCGCTCCTCTCCGTTCACATACTCGCTGATGTGCATGCGGAATGCGCTCGCCCCGATGTTTATCGCCGCAAAAATACCGTTCTTCATACCAGCCTTACAGGGAGTTTCAAAAGCTTAGCCAGCATATCCCTGTTTCTCTCAAAATCTTTTATTTCAAACGTAATGTCCTTGTCGGACACTGGTCTGATATCTATGGCAACTGGGGTGACGTTAACGTCAAGCCTGTCTATAAGCCCTTTGTGGGTTCTGTCCAGAGCTATCGCAAGCCTGAGCAGAGCCGTCAGTTTCTCAACCCTCAGCTGAAGCGAAAGGCAAAGATCGTTGAAATCGCCGTGCGCCGCTTTGGGCATGCTCTTTCTGTGATATCTGGCTATGCTGGCAATGGCCTCCACCTCGTCGTGTGTATAGCCCACCAGCTCCGAATGCTTTATCATATAATAAGAGTGCTTATGATGTTTGGAATAAGCAATGTGTTTGCCGATATCCCTCAGCATCGCCGCCGCCTCAAGAAGATACCAGTCCTTCTCAATAAGCCCCATGCGGTCTTTAAGCCCGTCAAAGAGCATTCTGGCCAGTTTCGCCACCTGAACGGCGTCCCTCTCGTCAAAGTCGAATTTGTTGCCCACCTCAATCAGCCTCGCATAGCGCACGTTGTCCATGCTGTTCTGCTGAAAAGGAAGCTCTATACCCATCCTGTTTATGGTGTCGATGGTGATTCCCGCCCGAAGTCCACCTGTCAGAGTGTAGAAACCGTCTATTCCCGTCTCTTCCAGAACCATGTCGGTCTGGATGGCCGCCGCAAGGATTATGTCCGCCCGTTTCTCCTCCATCCCCTCTATCTTCACCCGCTCCGCAGTGGTTTTTCCTCTGATGTCGCTGATGAATTTTTTCAGGAATTTCCGCTCAACGTATTTCACCTGACTGTCACGCAGGTTCTTATCCCTGTAGTGACAGATCACTCCGGCGTTGTTCATGGAACCGCCTGTGCAGATGAGCATCTCAAGCCCTTTGCCCGGCTTCAGTTTATCAATATAGTCCTTAATGTGAGCCTTCATGGCAATTATCTGCGCCGACGTGGGCGGGTCGCCTTCCAGAAACTCACGGGTGAGCCTGTTGCAGCCCAGAGGCAGGCTTTTCGCCTTGTCCACCTCGCCGTCACGGACTATGGTATATTCCGCACTTCCGCCGCCTATATCGGTTATGAGAGCGTTGCGCCCTTTAAGTTCAAAATTTGCGCTGGCGGCCAGATAGGTGAGCCTCGCCTCCTCCTGTCCGCTTATGACCTCAATCTTTATCCCGCATTCCTGCTCAACAATGTTAAGCGTCTCCCCGAGGTTGTCCGCCTCTCTGAAGGCCGCAGTGGCAATAGCTCTTATGGTTTTGCATCCCCTGCTCTCTGCAAGCCGCTTAACATTTTTGAGCGTGGAAACTATTGTTTCGATGGTATCTTTGGAGAAGTACCCCTGAGTGTATATCGCATCGCCGAGGCGTATCATCTCCTTATAGTCTTCAAGGACACGGTAGCTTTTGTCCTTCACCTCGGAAATCTGAAGACGTAAGGAGTTGCTGCCTATATCGGCAACAGCCACTTTGACGTTATCGCTTGATCGCATATTTACTCCCGCAGAAAAGCCTTATTGATGAAGTATATCAAATTCCCAGCGACTTTTTAACCCGTTTCTTTCCTTTACGGAAAATTCGGATAAGCTCCACCGCCTGCTCCCGCTCCTGAGCCTTTTTCATTGCCAGAACTGCCATGATATATCCGCAGGCCGCCAGCAGTTTCGGGTCGGTCTCTGAGTTCAGCCTCTCCTGCATGTGTCCGCACTGAACGGACAGGTCGTTGTATCTGCCCAGACTGTCCTGAAGCGAACGCAGACGGGTCAGAACGTCCGCAGTGTTCTGCTCTTTAATGAACAGCCCGAAAAATTCTATGCAGTATCTCAGCTTTTTGAAGGCTATACGGACACTGTGTATCTGCGCATCCTCCGACTCGCCGTCCACCCCTCCGGTCATAAGCTCCACCCTGCCGAATATCTTCGCCAGAGCTTTTGCGGCGGCCTTCGAGGTGTTCACAAAGCCTCTGCGGCCTATCTCCGCACGGGAGTTTATCAGCCGTTCCCATTCGGCAAGGCTGTTATTATACTCCTCTGATGTCAGAAAATTCTGAAGCAATTCATAACTTTTATCCCGCTCCGCCCTGAAATGTGATTTAAGCGGCTCAAAGGACTGCTTCATATCATCGGGCAGGATATCTTCATAGCCCTCAAGCTCTTCAAGATACACATCCATGTCCCTTGCCCTTCCGGTGTATTCACCGAGGGATTTAAAGAACTGTCTGAAACGCATCTCTCTGTCTTCGGAATAGACACCCTTTAGCATTGACATTGCCGAACGGGTTCTGCGCACGGAGACACGGAAATCGTGGAGAAACTCAGCATCATACCCTTTCAGTATCCCGTCGGTGTTCAGGCGCATTATATTTATGAGGTCTGAGTGAACCCTCTGCATGGATTCCCAGAGAACGGCATCGCTGTCGGCGGGGCACTGCACCCTTGTGGTGTAGTCCAGCATCGGGTCACCGCACCTGGCCGCCGCACACGCAACCGCCTGCCCGAAGCCTTTCAGCTCCTCAGCGCAGTAATGGAATGCGAAATCTTCCTGCGGCTCCTCAGTGTATATAATATATGATGAACCCATGGCATAAAGACGCCCCTTTATGCCGCCTGCATCAAAAGAGTGTTCAGTCACGGGCAATTTCAGCTTTTCAAACAGATATCTTCCTGAGTATCCGGCTTTTGTGTCCGCTTCCTGATTGAAAAGGAATCTGTCCTTTCCGTCTGACCAGACAACCCTTCCGGTTCGTACCAGCTGCCATTCGAAGGTATCAAATACCGTTATCTCATAATCCCTGAGCTTTCTGTAGCGCAGACGGAACTTTCTGTCCGATGCAGGTTTGATGTCGGAAATATAGTACGGCATATCAGAGCAGAGCCTTCTGCTGGATAAGGTTGACGAGAACACTGTCCTCAATGTGGGCAATGGAGCCCTTCTTGAGCTGAAGCCTCAGTGCTTTGCCGCCGGTGATGAACGATATCACCTCCGACAGATCAGGCTCGTGCCCCACAACTGCCAGAGGCGAAGCATGCCTCCAGTCGGAAACGGTCTCCAGATAGTCCTTTATCTTCGCACCAGGATTAAGCCTCTCCCTGATGTCGTATTTGACACCGCAAAGTTCCGATATTATCGAGGCGGTCTCCACAGAGCGCACCGCTGCGGATGTCAGCACTGCGGCCGGCTTGTCGTAAATATTGAAAAATCGGGCGAACGCCCTCTTTGCACGAACCTTTCCCCTGTCGGTAAGCGGCCTGTCCAGATCCCGGCCTTTAAAAACCTCTCTGTCCTCTGCATGGGCGTGACGTATCAGATACACTATCATATGTGCCCCCGTACGGCGGTAATAATTATATATTAAAGGATAACAGAGGGGAAAATATAAGACAAGGAAAGGGAGGGGCTAAAGTGTCAGAGAACTGTAAAAGACTAAGACTGACAGGTGACTCCGTATCGCACATAGCTTCTTAGAGCAATGAGAGCCAGATCGGCAAACTTACCGTCGCCGCTGAGCAGGGTTATCTGCTCCATGCTGTTAACGCTGAACTCGGCAACAACGAAACCTTCAGAATCTCTGACGTCTCCCTTGCCGCCCGAAATGCGAACTCTCCAGCCTGCAAACTCGATATCGCCCGTATCCAGCCCTAAAAAATCCATAAATCTCTCCAAAAAACGAAAACGGCGGCCCATCTGACCGCCATAATCGCTTAACTTAACACCTTTACAGATTCTTACCCGAGGGGCAGAACTGTTCTTTTATAAACTTCGTTGAGAACCTGCGCCGCGCCTACATACATTGCAGACAGACCGCAGAGAACGCCTTCAAATCCGGCAAATTTCTTGAGCGATGCGCTCTCGAACATATCGCCGATAGCAAGAAGCATGAACAGGATAACCAGTAGGAAGAAAACAACCTGAAGGCCTTTGTTCAGCTTGAATGTGCCTATGAAAAGGATAAGGGAGAAGAAGCCCCACAGGAAAAGGTATGCAGACATTGCAACCGTATCGGGTTTTTCAAATCCCATCTTGGGCAGAACGATTATACCCACCAGTGTGAGCCAGAACAGACCATATGAAGTAAAGGCCACTGTGCCGAAAGTATTTTTCTTTTTCCATTCCATCATACCAACGATGATCTGTCCCAGACCGCCATAGAAAATACCCATTGCGAGTATTCCGCTGTCCAGAGGGAAAAGACCGATGTTATGCAGGTTAAGAAGAATTGTAGTAAGACCGAATCCCATAAGTCCGAGAGGAGCAGGATTTGCGGTGGAGTCTGCGATTACTGTTTCCGCAATCTGTCCGATAGCTGCTTCAGTATTCACAGCTTCAACTTTGTTGCTCATGCTATACCTCCAAAATATAATAGAAAATAATCAATAACCTTGGTTATCTTCAAGTTATCAACTTTTGCTGAATAAGGTATACATCACGATTTTTTGACATTCAATAAGAATTTATCATGCGTAAACAAGGTTAATTAATGCTTCATGATTTAAAAACGTAGTTTTAACTTTTTAGCATATGCTAAAAAGCCTATTAATCAGAACATTTGCTGATATATTAATAATAGATTCATTTTAAGTAAAACCAAAAATATCCAATTAAAATTACATTATGTTCTATTTTATTTTTTTCATACAAGCTGAAAAATTTTAGCCTATACAGGACATCATTTACCACCTCAGCCCCCTTATAAAAGGATTTTTACGCCATTGCTTAACCTGTAAACACTTCTGGTTAATATTTACCAAAAGCATATCTCCCATATCTGTTTCTTTCATCAAAAATACACATTTTCGGCCAGCGTTGTCAGACAGGCTTACTTTTTATACAAGAATACAAAACTTTGTTTCTTTATGATTAATATTTGACTGAAATTCCAACCAGTAAATTCATCATAAATACCATTTTTAAAGCACTGATTGAATAACTTCGGTTTTATAACATGTTACTGCAAAACCTGCACAAAGCATTTCAAAGAGCATCTGGCATGGCATACGCACGACACTTCATCAGGATTTTGTTAACCAGTTATTACCACCCCTTATGTGAGCGGAGGCTTGTATAACCTCTTTTTCTGTTAATGAACGATTTAACCTTTGCGCAACTGAATTTACCCCGAATTAAAATCAGCATATCATCAATATATTATGCATACATCACACGGTATTTTATATTCTGGTTATATTTTTTCTGCCAATTTATCCTATGTTGCCAACTATTTTCTGAATTAAACAAACTATAGTTTGCGACCGAAACAATATTTTTATTGACACAGGAAATAATTTGCTAAATAATCTATCCATGAATATGAACAGATTTTTTGCAGCAGCTTCATTTTTCTTTTTTGGTTTCTTTTGGTGCTCAAGCCCTGAGTAAACCGTGGAGTTCTGCTTAACAAGCTGACAAAGGGCTGTGAGGAACGAACTCACAGCCCTTTTTTTGTTTCAGCCTTCAAATAACATGTTTTATATATCGGAGGTATCAGGATGAAAAAATCGGTTCTTACGGCACTTCTGCTTCTCGTTTCTGTCTGCGCCTACGCAGAAATAAGGATTGGCGCACTACTCGCACTCTCAGGCCCCATATCAAACCTCGGCAAACCCGGTCAGGAAATTATTGACGGTGTTGTCGAAGAGGCCAACAAAAAAAACCTGCTCGGCGACAAGATAAGAGTGATATCATACGACACCCAGTCACTGCCGGACAGAGCGCAAACCTACGCCAAAAAGCTCATAGCCAAGGACAAGGTTGACGTGATAGTCGGTCCCAACGGCACGGGCGAGGCACTGTCGGTCATCGGAGAGGCTATGTCCTCAAAAACACCGATAATGGCATTCGCAGGCGGAACCTCAGTTGTCGAACCCCTTAAACCCTACATATTCAAATCACCCCAGAAAACATCAACAGCAATCGAAAAAGCATTCAATTATCTGAAAAAGAAAGGCCTCACAAGAATTGCAGTTGCCGCTGACGCAACGGGATTCGGCCAGGACGGTCTGGACCAGATAAACAAATATTCCTCAGGACTCACCATTACCGCCATTGAAAAGTTCAACGCAACCGACAACGACATGAGCACACAGATGTCGAAACTGCTGTCAACAAAGCCTCAGGCAGTCGTTATCTGGACAGTGGGCAGAGCGGGCGCAATTGCAGCTAAAAACCTTCGTGCGCTTGACAAGAACATTC of the Seleniivibrio woodruffii genome contains:
- the hisF gene encoding imidazole glycerol phosphate synthase subunit HisF, whose protein sequence is MLAKRIIPCLDVKDGRVVKGTNFVNLRDAGDPVEVAEIYDAQGADELTFLDITASSDNRGIILDVVARTAERVFMPVTVGGGVREIKDIRNLLNSGADKVSINTAAVHRPEFVKEAALRFGSQCIVVAIDAKRRVGGTGWEVYTHGGRNATGIDVLEWAAKMQEFGAGEILLTSMDCDGTKDGYDNGLNRAVSETVGIPVIASGGVGNPQHIYDGLTEGKADAALAASIFHFREYTVGEVKRFLAERNVPVRITE
- a CDS encoding prohibitin family protein, whose product is MADFQKKINSGALGGVAAVAVVAIGFLAFTAFTTITAGSRGVLLTFGKPSDRVLGEGIHFKIPLVQSIVKIDTKIKKGEIDTGAASKDLQDVTATVAVNFHPDPERVNILYKTIGLDYASRVIDPSVREVMKAVIARYTAGELITQREDVKNNIKTQLQARMVTFNVILDDFSIVNFSFSKGFTDAIEAKQTAEQLAIKAQRDLERIKIEAEQKITQAQAEAESLRLQKTNVTPELIKLREIEMQTKAIEKWNGQLPTYTGGAMPFLNLSAPK
- the ppk1 gene encoding polyphosphate kinase 1 gives rise to the protein MAVSPYINRELSWLEFNRRVMMEAMDESVPLLERLKFLAIFSSNLDEFFMIRVGGLRDQIEAGYDKLDVSGKTPVEQLELISRKAHELTSLRQQIFAGLKKELESEGIVIAPNLTNNLDDITEAIFNEEIYPVISPVTLSANNPMPFIHNLRLCLYVLIKKDGEIHHSTIILPESLRRMFRVKLDKTYFLFTEDILAKYLHIVYPDYEVLDSYLLRVTRNADLTLDEEESVDLLLSIQNYLKSRKKGWICRVETDSRLPQEILGEVAEHLQFSKDVVYVIDDIIDMTSLFSIVGERPDLCYPPFKPVLPEDVDSTTDIFEQIKKRDIIMYRPFHDFGIVSRMVAAAADDPDVMAIKMTLYRANKNSTILESLMNAARNGKHVSVVVELKARFDEARNVDWAYMLEEAGCIVTYGIAGLKIHAKNLMIVRREKGRVVRYSHMSTGNFNEFTAGIYTDVDYITADEDVGKDSAAMFNLLMGYTDIGNWNRFYLAPKYIKPKVLELIDEEIAFAKAGKEAKMIVKVNAVIDRKIIDKLIEASCAGVKIELIVRGICGIRAGIKGVTENIRVRSIVGRFLEHPRIIYFHAGGKKRVFFSTADWMERNMDRRVEMFFEVTKKEGRNFLLNILDLNLSDNQKTWFQKGTEYVKTKAAKDRLNYQDFMIDNCQKLYTRKAKL
- a CDS encoding Ppx/GppA phosphatase family protein, encoding MRSSDNVKVAVADIGSNSLRLQISEVKDKSYRVLEDYKEMIRLGDAIYTQGYFSKDTIETIVSTLKNVKRLAESRGCKTIRAIATAAFREADNLGETLNIVEQECGIKIEVISGQEEARLTYLAASANFELKGRNALITDIGGGSAEYTIVRDGEVDKAKSLPLGCNRLTREFLEGDPPTSAQIIAMKAHIKDYIDKLKPGKGLEMLICTGGSMNNAGVICHYRDKNLRDSQVKYVERKFLKKFISDIRGKTTAERVKIEGMEEKRADIILAAAIQTDMVLEETGIDGFYTLTGGLRAGITIDTINRMGIELPFQQNSMDNVRYARLIEVGNKFDFDERDAVQVAKLARMLFDGLKDRMGLIEKDWYLLEAAAMLRDIGKHIAYSKHHKHSYYMIKHSELVGYTHDEVEAIASIARYHRKSMPKAAHGDFNDLCLSLQLRVEKLTALLRLAIALDRTHKGLIDRLDVNVTPVAIDIRPVSDKDITFEIKDFERNRDMLAKLLKLPVRLV
- a CDS encoding CHAD domain-containing protein; its protein translation is MPYYISDIKPASDRKFRLRYRKLRDYEITVFDTFEWQLVRTGRVVWSDGKDRFLFNQEADTKAGYSGRYLFEKLKLPVTEHSFDAGGIKGRLYAMGSSYIIYTEEPQEDFAFHYCAEELKGFGQAVACAAARCGDPMLDYTTRVQCPADSDAVLWESMQRVHSDLINIMRLNTDGILKGYDAEFLHDFRVSVRRTRSAMSMLKGVYSEDREMRFRQFFKSLGEYTGRARDMDVYLEELEGYEDILPDDMKQSFEPLKSHFRAERDKSYELLQNFLTSEEYNNSLAEWERLINSRAEIGRRGFVNTSKAAAKALAKIFGRVELMTGGVDGESEDAQIHSVRIAFKKLRYCIEFFGLFIKEQNTADVLTRLRSLQDSLGRYNDLSVQCGHMQERLNSETDPKLLAACGYIMAVLAMKKAQEREQAVELIRIFRKGKKRVKKSLGI
- a CDS encoding SixA phosphatase family protein; this translates as MIVYLIRHAHAEDREVFKGRDLDRPLTDRGKVRAKRAFARFFNIYDKPAAVLTSAAVRSVETASIISELCGVKYDIRERLNPGAKIKDYLETVSDWRHASPLAVVGHEPDLSEVISFITGGKALRLQLKKGSIAHIEDSVLVNLIQQKALL
- a CDS encoding acetate uptake transporter, whose product is MSNKVEAVNTEAAIGQIAETVIADSTANPAPLGLMGFGLTTILLNLHNIGLFPLDSGILAMGIFYGGLGQIIVGMMEWKKKNTFGTVAFTSYGLFWLTLVGIIVLPKMGFEKPDTVAMSAYLFLWGFFSLILFIGTFKLNKGLQVVFFLLVILFMLLAIGDMFESASLKKFAGFEGVLCGLSAMYVGAAQVLNEVYKRTVLPLG
- a CDS encoding ABC transporter substrate-binding protein yields the protein MKKSVLTALLLLVSVCAYAEIRIGALLALSGPISNLGKPGQEIIDGVVEEANKKNLLGDKIRVISYDTQSLPDRAQTYAKKLIAKDKVDVIVGPNGTGEALSVIGEAMSSKTPIMAFAGGTSVVEPLKPYIFKSPQKTSTAIEKAFNYLKKKGLTRIAVAADATGFGQDGLDQINKYSSGLTITAIEKFNATDNDMSTQMSKLLSTKPQAVVIWTVGRAGAIAAKNLRALDKNILMVQSHGIADNSYLKLAGDAAENTVMPSVKLTVASSLPANDPQKKVIDAFVAKYGKLIDETSVHASYAYDGINLVLSALKKAKAEKITLQQALEKTTKFVGVTGVYNMSKNDHCGLDLSSMVMVRVKNGQFVLEEM